The following DNA comes from Hordeum vulgare subsp. vulgare chromosome 3H, MorexV3_pseudomolecules_assembly, whole genome shotgun sequence.
CCGCGGCCCCGGCCACGTCTCCACGGCGGTCACCtggggcgcgctcctcgccttcttcGCCGCGCGCGGGCTCCCCGCCGGCGCCGACCCCGCCGCGCCCGTCGCCGTCCGCGGCAGGCCCGCGCCTCCGCCCCCACGCCCAGGTGCGCCTCTCTCATAGTAGGTTCTTGCGGGTGCCGCCGTGTTCTTTGAGCAAACCCGGTTTCTTTATCCATGGTGAAACATGCTGGATGGAAGATTCCATGTTGGTTTCGTGACATTTTTTAACCTGTCAAGTTTGCGGCTGTGGAAGTAAATTGTGCGACCGAGAGTGGAGCCACAAACCTGTTGATCTCTGCTTCTCTGAAACCAACATGCCGCGTCTCCAAGGAATCTCCGTTTAACTGATAGAGCAGTCAATGTTGTTCAGGGTCCAATGCTTGGTTGAGTTTTTTGTCAGTTTAATCAAATATTAGTTGTACACGAAATTAAGGGTCCAAAGATACAGTAGCAACTTATTTGAGCAAGTTGGAAGCATATTCAGATCAGGGGCATTAAAAATTATACTCTTCCTGATAATTTGAACAAGGGTATTGACTGCCCCGGTAGTGATACGTCTGTTATTTTCCAAATATGGCTTCATTATTTTCCAACTCAACTCCATTCTTCCTGATTCTGtaactgtttttttttttttgcgggaatGATTCTGTAACTGTTGACATACACTATGCTCATAGGCTCACAACACTctcagagcatctctagcagacactATAAAAACACAAACTGTAAAAGTGAGATATGGACGAAAAAAAGGCATTTTAAGGATTTATTTTAGCTATGCCCGAACATAAATTGTAAAAAAAACTGTAAAACTACGGTAAAGATCTCCTTCCTCCGGTCCGGCGGTCGCCGCCCCTTCCTCCAGCCGGCCGTGCCGGCCACGCCGACCGTGTTCAACCCCGTCCGACGCGCCCCGTCGCCCGTCGGCCGAGCCCCATCACCGCGCCGGCCGCGCCTAGCCTCACCGGCCATGCCTTGTCGCCCGTCGGCCATGCCCCGTCGACTCCGTCGTCAACGACTTGCTCTGTTGCCAGCCGAGCCGTGCCCCTTTGCATGCCGCGCTGGGAGGATTCCGACGGCCAGGCTGAGGTAATGGGAGGCCATGGCGAGGTCGACCTCGTCCAATTCAAACTGGCGGCGATCGATTGCGGCGTCCAGTAGCCTTTTCCGGCGTGCGGTGATGAATTTCGACAAGTTTAGGGTGGATTCCGGCAAACTTTGTGGCAGCATGTTTGCTCCGGCGAGGTTTGACCGGTATACGAGCCCCCCTAGAATCGGCCTTCCAACCTTCAAAAATAAGGGTTTCAGGTGTGACTTTACCGTGCCCTTTAAAAATTTTATGAGTTGGACCACTTTTACTGTTTCTGTTCTGCACACTTTTTGCGACCAAAACTGTAAAACACAAATTTTGTATAGGTTTGACCACTTATACGGGGTCTAAACACAAATTTTGTATAGGTTTGACCacttatacggggtctgctacaGATGCTCTCATCTACTTGTTGCAAAGCTGTGTTACTTATGTGCATAGTGCTAGAAGAATGTTGATATGCTGCACTAGAGAAAAGgattatgcaaagaaaatttGATTTGAATGTGTGGATGATATTCCTGTCAGATCCTGGAGTTCTTCAGTCCTCGAAGCGAAAGTCTGGGTTGGAGACAGAAAATTGTTCCAAGAAGAGCAAGCTCCAACACAACGGCTCAGCACTTTCAAAATCTAGTGAGGAGCTACTTAGTGATGAGATCACCCTTGGTTTGAAGAGAAGGCTCAGATTGGACGACATGACTCCATCTAAGAGGATCAAAGAAGTAGACTACACAGCAGGTGAGTGATAACAGACGAAGTTCTCAAGAGTCTTAACTAATCATTCATATTCATAAACTAAATACATCATATACCGAATTCTTAACTCTTGTTCGGTTGTTCTTGCATTGGATGATCAGTCAATGGAGCAGAAACACAGCAGCCAGTTAAATTCTCCTGCAGCTTCATCAACGGGCACGGAAAGCGGCCACGAGATGAGGAGATGGTCACCTCACTCCCATGCAAGAGAGTCCGGTGATGCCGATCTATCCTGTAGACTGAGATTTTTGTGTCACAAATCCTGTTATCCGAAACAACCGGCAGAGCTAAGATGATGAACTGACATGGCTAAGAGAGGCTTAAAGACATGGAGCCATAGTTTCAGGTTTGTATCAAGTGCCAGTTGCAACAGTTGTACAGTTTAGTACTTATTTCTTGTGTACATCGGTATGTTTGATATGATGCCAGAAAACATGCTAATGGTGGTCAAACATGATGGAATCAGTGCAAAATACTAATGCCGGCACTGAAAAATCAGTAATCAGAGCTTTTGTTAAATGATAGTAGGACCTGCTCCCTACTTTATAGAAAAATATGA
Coding sequences within:
- the LOC123445216 gene encoding uncharacterized protein LOC123445216, whose amino-acid sequence is MPTAPPLRTLHLRRSPSPPDAAPESAAIVVDGGGGVDLARVGLALGLDPASVRLNGYFVSRGPGHVSTAVTWGALLAFFAARGLPAGADPAAPVAVRGRPAPPPPRPDPGVLQSSKRKSGLETENCSKKSKLQHNGSALSKSSEELLSDEITLGLKRRLRLDDMTPSKRIKEVDYTAVNGAETQQPVKFSCSFINGHGKRPRDEEMVTSLPCKRVR